A single Mesotoga sp. UBA6090 DNA region contains:
- a CDS encoding MetQ/NlpA family ABC transporter substrate-binding protein, producing MKKFLVLIVLLGVVFAFGTTKIRIGATPVPHAEILEVIKADLAELGYELEIVVFNDYVLPNIALSTGELDANYFQHVPYLESFTSQRGIKGLVSAKAIHVEPMGFFLKKPIEELSPGEKIAVPNDPTNEGRALILLHNNGLIQLKDPSKLESTVLDIKENPRQLTFVEIEAGFIPRVYTDDKTVAGAVINTNYALTINLNAVKDAEFIEGAESPYANIITIREVDKDEAWLEALIRVLTSEKVRDFINEKYDGAVVPVF from the coding sequence ATGAAGAAGTTTCTTGTGTTGATCGTTCTACTGGGAGTCGTATTTGCGTTTGGTACCACGAAGATCAGAATTGGAGCCACTCCAGTCCCCCACGCCGAGATTCTGGAGGTAATCAAGGCCGACCTAGCCGAGCTGGGCTACGAACTGGAAATCGTTGTATTCAACGACTATGTTCTTCCGAACATCGCCCTTTCCACAGGGGAACTGGATGCGAATTATTTCCAGCACGTTCCTTATCTAGAGTCCTTCACTTCTCAAAGAGGAATAAAAGGGTTGGTTTCGGCAAAGGCAATACACGTTGAACCGATGGGTTTTTTCCTTAAGAAACCTATTGAGGAGCTTTCCCCGGGTGAGAAGATAGCCGTTCCGAACGATCCGACGAACGAGGGCAGGGCGCTCATTCTGCTTCACAACAACGGGCTTATTCAGCTCAAGGACCCTTCGAAGCTGGAATCCACAGTTCTAGACATCAAAGAGAACCCCAGACAGTTAACCTTTGTGGAAATCGAGGCCGGATTCATTCCAAGGGTATACACAGACGACAAGACCGTTGCCGGAGCCGTCATAAACACCAATTACGCGCTTACCATCAACCTTAATGCAGTCAAGGATGCGGAGTTCATAGAAGGTGCGGAATCTCCGTACGCAAACATAATCACAATTAGAGAGGTTGACAAAGACGAAGCATGGCTCGAAGCTCTCATCCGTGTGTTGACGTCGGAGAAGGTAAGAGACTTCATAAATGAAAAGTACGATGGTGCGGTAGTGCCCGTTTTCTGA
- a CDS encoding methionine ABC transporter ATP-binding protein encodes MILSVDRLNLSFEDKSGRRKILDDVSFSIEEGEIVGIVGLSGAGKTSLLRTLNLLQPVDSGSIMFDGQNIVGLNESKVRSIRKKIGVVFQSYNLFRYRTVYQNIAFPLRIQGISRGEIRERVMSIVSELGLEHRLSAYPSQLSGGEQQRAAIARALVMDPKLILLDEPTSALDPRTTGRLLDLVVNLNERRRVTFAVVTHDMDVIKRTCDRVAYLQNGKLHFFGPTHEFFVKIENNEVSDFGRPLELERSVLSGHKRLLRVLFWGERTHEPVLWEIAREFDIMINILYGKIEELKNGPFGTMIIAIDGHKQDLFIEKLRDSVFFLEEVR; translated from the coding sequence TTGATACTGAGCGTTGACAGACTTAACCTTTCTTTCGAAGACAAATCGGGAAGGAGAAAGATCCTCGATGATGTCAGCTTCTCCATCGAAGAGGGCGAGATCGTCGGAATCGTAGGGTTGTCGGGAGCAGGGAAAACCTCTCTACTCCGTACCCTTAACCTTCTCCAGCCGGTGGATAGCGGATCGATCATGTTCGACGGCCAAAACATAGTCGGGCTTAACGAAAGCAAAGTGAGGAGCATTAGAAAGAAGATAGGAGTGGTTTTCCAGAGCTACAACCTGTTTCGTTACAGAACCGTCTACCAGAACATCGCTTTCCCTCTGAGGATTCAGGGAATCAGCAGGGGCGAGATCAGGGAAAGAGTTATGAGTATCGTTTCGGAGCTCGGTCTGGAACACAGGTTGAGCGCTTACCCTTCGCAGCTCTCCGGAGGCGAACAGCAGAGAGCTGCGATCGCCCGCGCTCTGGTAATGGATCCAAAGCTGATTCTTCTCGACGAACCCACTTCCGCTCTCGACCCGAGGACTACAGGCAGACTTCTCGATCTCGTAGTGAATCTCAACGAAAGACGGCGAGTCACCTTCGCGGTAGTCACCCACGATATGGATGTCATTAAGAGAACCTGTGACAGAGTCGCATATTTGCAGAATGGGAAGCTGCACTTCTTCGGACCTACGCACGAATTCTTCGTCAAGATCGAGAACAATGAAGTGAGTGACTTTGGACGCCCTCTTGAGCTGGAAAGAAGCGTTCTTTCAGGGCATAAGCGGCTCTTGAGAGTACTCTTCTGGGGGGAACGTACCCACGAGCCCGTTTTATGGGAGATAGCAAGGGAGTTCGATATAATGATCAACATTCTGTACGGGAAGATCGAAGAGCTGAAGAACGGGCCTTTCGGAACAATGATCATCGCAATTGATGGGCATAAACAGGATCTGTTCATAGAGAAACTTAGAGACTCCGTCTTCTTCCTCGAGGAGGTCCGCTGA
- a CDS encoding methionine ABC transporter permease gives MFSQIFKATLETLYMLLLSGFLSTLFGIPLGVGLYLCSRSRRLKTLYALLDLLVNIFRSIPFIILVLLLIPVTKNVMGTIIGPNAAIFNLTIAAMPFMARLSENSFNAVPSGIIDSSNSMGLNKWQMVTKVLIPETLPDQIGNITVLLINLVTYTAIAGAVGAGGLGQLAINYGYYRFQWDVVLYAVIVLVAISQLLQFTGGKLAKGLRK, from the coding sequence ATGTTCTCACAAATATTCAAGGCGACCCTCGAAACTCTATACATGCTTCTTCTATCCGGTTTCCTGTCAACTCTTTTCGGCATTCCGCTTGGTGTAGGTCTTTACCTCTGTTCAAGATCGCGAAGGCTGAAAACCCTCTATGCGCTGCTTGACCTGTTGGTAAATATCTTCAGATCAATACCTTTCATTATTCTCGTGTTGCTTCTGATTCCCGTTACGAAAAACGTGATGGGGACGATAATTGGGCCGAATGCCGCAATCTTCAATCTTACTATTGCAGCTATGCCTTTCATGGCGAGGCTTTCGGAGAATTCATTCAACGCCGTTCCTTCGGGAATAATCGATTCGTCAAACTCTATGGGACTGAACAAGTGGCAGATGGTCACAAAGGTTCTGATACCGGAAACATTGCCCGATCAGATCGGCAATATAACCGTACTTTTGATCAATCTCGTAACTTACACCGCCATAGCGGGAGCGGTCGGGGCCGGAGGTCTTGGCCAGCTGGCGATCAACTATGGTTACTACCGATTCCAGTGGGACGTAGTTCTCTACGCTGTGATCGTTCTTGTGGCGATCAGCCAGCTTCTTCAGTTCACCGGAGGAAAACTGGCGAAAGGATTGCGTAAGTAG
- a CDS encoding UPF0158 family protein: MKRLPIDIDMLVNLMEIDRRERDVISYLDTETGEIIFYEEDCFPDELINCEVEREEITEDLLRYEWMKIEDLYTYYDLFCGDESERFEDLPWITPREKFALIEEFIYTRVEESIRDEVYYGISGRGAFSKFRAFLEHHREYKDAWFKFESENLRRIAVEWLNSIGIDPIDSFEQ, translated from the coding sequence ATGAAGAGACTGCCGATCGACATCGATATGTTAGTCAATTTGATGGAGATTGACCGCAGAGAGCGCGACGTGATATCGTATCTCGATACAGAGACAGGGGAGATCATCTTCTATGAAGAAGATTGTTTCCCGGATGAATTGATAAACTGCGAGGTTGAAAGAGAAGAGATCACTGAAGACCTTTTGAGGTACGAATGGATGAAAATCGAAGATTTGTACACTTATTATGACTTGTTTTGCGGCGATGAATCGGAAAGATTCGAGGACTTACCGTGGATTACTCCAAGAGAAAAATTCGCACTGATCGAAGAGTTCATTTACACAAGAGTAGAAGAGAGCATCAGGGATGAAGTCTATTACGGGATTTCCGGAAGAGGTGCATTTTCTAAATTTCGCGCGTTTCTCGAACATCACAGAGAATACAAGGACGCATGGTTTAAATTCGAAAGCGAGAATTTGAGAAGGATTGCCGTCGAGTGGCTCAACTCGATAGGAATCGATCCGATCGATAGTTTTGAACAGTGA
- a CDS encoding OPT/YSL family transporter, with product MKSTEVLLEKGNSKQLTVRSLVIGALGSIIITTSSMYVALRMGALPWPTIFVAVMSLAILKALGRTNLNEINVTHTAMSSGAMVAGGLAFTVPGIWILEASSEVSFLSLLVVTLAGTILGVIFTALIRRYFIEKEKLPFPMGLASYETVIAGDKGGKKAKYLFSTMGAAAVFVAVRDGLGWIPSAWSSVRLYSRNIFFGMWISPMAVGIGYIIGPLFTGVWFLGAVLSYFFLIPVGVAAGWFADVGSATAFKDSLGIGLMVGTGVGILLKGILPRAREIYLPVKSSGKGSRIKTLRWIPLVFAAVALFLTTLTEMTLVSSLLTIVGVWLTTAMAASITGQSGINPMEIFGIIILIAVKSVASLGTIEAFLVAGVVAVACGLAGDVLNDFKSGYLLKTNPRAQIVAETVGGVIGAVVSVIVLFIMFRAYGAMGPGTELPAPQAYAVSTMVGGLPNTPAFFFGLVIGILIYLMKLPGMTLGIGMYLPMEISTAAFVGGVISFIVGKINPKSKETGMIVSSGLLGGEGITGVVLAIIRVLTVS from the coding sequence GTGAAAAGTACCGAAGTGTTGCTGGAAAAGGGTAATTCAAAGCAGTTGACGGTCAGGAGCCTGGTCATAGGGGCACTCGGGTCGATAATCATCACTACCAGCTCAATGTACGTCGCCCTGAGAATGGGTGCTCTTCCCTGGCCGACCATCTTTGTTGCAGTAATGTCCCTGGCAATACTCAAGGCCTTGGGCAGAACTAACCTGAACGAGATAAACGTTACGCACACTGCTATGTCTTCAGGAGCAATGGTGGCTGGCGGTCTGGCCTTTACAGTACCGGGCATCTGGATTCTTGAGGCTTCCTCAGAGGTAAGTTTCCTGTCACTCCTGGTCGTCACATTGGCAGGCACTATTCTGGGAGTCATTTTCACAGCACTGATTAGACGTTATTTCATTGAAAAGGAGAAGCTGCCCTTTCCCATGGGTTTGGCTTCCTACGAGACAGTCATTGCAGGTGACAAAGGAGGGAAGAAGGCCAAGTATCTCTTTTCCACCATGGGAGCCGCTGCAGTATTTGTCGCTGTAAGGGACGGGCTGGGATGGATTCCCTCAGCGTGGTCTTCGGTCCGACTGTATTCTAGAAACATCTTCTTTGGAATGTGGATCTCCCCTATGGCCGTTGGCATAGGTTACATAATCGGACCGCTCTTCACAGGAGTGTGGTTCCTTGGAGCTGTTCTAAGCTACTTCTTCTTGATCCCCGTCGGAGTTGCGGCCGGATGGTTCGCGGATGTCGGCTCTGCGACGGCCTTCAAAGATAGTCTCGGGATCGGGCTGATGGTCGGCACAGGTGTTGGAATTCTGCTCAAGGGAATCTTGCCGCGTGCAAGAGAGATCTACCTTCCCGTCAAGAGCAGCGGGAAGGGATCGCGAATAAAGACGCTTCGCTGGATACCTTTGGTTTTTGCGGCCGTTGCTCTCTTTCTCACAACTTTGACGGAAATGACTCTCGTCTCTTCTCTCCTAACTATAGTCGGCGTATGGCTGACGACGGCCATGGCCGCTTCGATAACCGGGCAATCGGGCATCAATCCAATGGAGATATTCGGCATCATCATTCTTATTGCCGTGAAGTCAGTCGCCAGCCTCGGTACAATCGAAGCGTTCTTGGTAGCGGGAGTAGTGGCAGTTGCTTGCGGCCTCGCGGGCGATGTACTCAACGATTTCAAATCCGGTTACCTTTTGAAGACCAACCCAAGGGCTCAGATCGTTGCCGAGACCGTTGGCGGAGTCATTGGCGCAGTTGTCTCGGTAATAGTTCTCTTTATTATGTTCAGAGCCTATGGTGCAATGGGCCCGGGAACGGAGCTCCCCGCGCCACAAGCATACGCCGTTTCCACCATGGTCGGTGGCCTTCCAAATACCCCGGCCTTTTTCTTCGGCTTGGTGATTGGGATCTTGATCTATCTGATGAAACTGCCGGGGATGACGCTTGGAATTGGCATGTACCTCCCTATGGAGATATCTACCGCCGCATTCGTTGGAGGCGTTATCAGCTTCATTGTCGGCAAGATCAATCCAAAATCGAAGGAGACCGGCATGATAGTATCATCTGGACTTCTTGGAGGTGAAGGAATAACAGGAGTAGTTTTGGCGATAATCAGGGTTCTAACGGTTAGTTAA
- the pgsW gene encoding poly-gamma-glutamate system protein, which translates to MKHFHTVGSVPFNRVHISLKWLLLGVVVGVAAFFIVSLSMERIESPHFSAQLSAARLMASSIAELSSFRESLGIEIDPSVDPNLTGLIGPEFTELTTTLGNLEAKRTSTNPDFAALLVKYFKELDLKKGDTVAIGASGSFPSLLLATLCACEVLELEPLVIYSIGASEHGATHPEFTFITMLERLVEVGLLKDSLIAVSLGGNYDTASGMFFSKARELMTEIALSSGKIFIYEESLQASIEKRLELYLQKSAGLPSVFVNVGGASTNFGNSLLALSLDNGVLTSFSSIPEGDERGLIFEFAELGVPVIHLLNIRDLAMENGIPIDPVPLPEPGTSGVYFVDSYSLPLTLTFLFLMILCVVAGRMIRK; encoded by the coding sequence TTGAAACACTTTCATACAGTGGGCAGTGTCCCTTTCAATCGAGTTCACATTTCTCTCAAATGGTTATTGCTCGGCGTCGTTGTCGGAGTAGCGGCCTTTTTCATCGTCAGTCTTTCAATGGAGAGGATCGAGTCTCCTCACTTCTCTGCCCAGCTCTCCGCGGCTCGGCTCATGGCGTCTTCCATAGCTGAACTTTCGAGTTTCCGGGAATCGCTTGGCATAGAAATCGATCCCTCCGTCGACCCTAATCTGACCGGGCTCATTGGACCGGAATTCACGGAGCTGACAACTACTCTAGGAAATCTGGAGGCGAAGAGAACATCTACCAATCCAGACTTTGCTGCTCTCCTGGTGAAGTACTTTAAAGAACTCGATCTCAAGAAAGGTGATACCGTAGCTATAGGAGCGAGCGGCTCTTTCCCATCGCTTCTTCTCGCCACTCTCTGCGCCTGTGAAGTGTTGGAACTTGAACCCCTTGTGATCTACTCGATTGGCGCTTCAGAGCACGGCGCAACACACCCGGAATTTACCTTCATTACGATGCTGGAAAGACTTGTTGAGGTAGGGCTGCTTAAAGACAGCCTGATCGCAGTCTCTCTTGGAGGTAATTACGATACGGCAAGCGGGATGTTTTTCTCGAAAGCTCGTGAACTGATGACGGAGATTGCTTTATCCAGCGGAAAGATCTTCATATATGAAGAGTCTCTTCAAGCAAGCATCGAAAAGAGACTTGAGCTTTATCTCCAGAAGTCGGCCGGACTGCCTTCTGTCTTCGTCAATGTCGGAGGAGCAAGCACAAACTTCGGCAACAGCCTGCTGGCTCTCAGCCTGGATAACGGTGTTTTGACTTCGTTCTCTTCGATCCCTGAGGGCGATGAAAGGGGACTGATTTTCGAGTTCGCGGAGCTCGGTGTGCCCGTGATTCACCTGCTGAACATTAGAGACCTTGCGATGGAGAATGGGATTCCGATCGACCCTGTTCCGCTTCCGGAACCGGGAACCAGCGGAGTATATTTTGTCGATAGTTACTCGTTGCCTCTAACCTTGACCTTTCTATTCCTTATGATCCTCTGCGTTGTCGCGGGAAGGATGATTAGGAAATGA
- the pgsB gene encoding poly-gamma-glutamate synthase PgsB, producing the protein MTNLLLALAALAILLFFLVIENILSRKRRERLKIAVQVNGTRGKSETVRLIHAALKANGFRVLGKTTGTVPLWITPDGNHVEVVRHGPANIQEQFLALKKSERDGCNALVVECMAIKPEMQLSSMRIVEADITVITNSYPDHIEEIGADEIETAKVLSLSITPGGICVLGNVSSEAMESVKNHCSRINTRLVTVSPKKEDTARFRFEPNEENLSIALKVVELLDLDRKKALEGMREALPDVGTFRYLHLGDGIKDTVLANAFAANDIRSTSLLLKKAREDFPERPLVGFFNSRDDRPDRALVFEAMIRDFDRIIVRGPVPQRILKRENVEKLKDPSRLYSLLQGHELVFGFGNIRGLVQWLSGLEEIR; encoded by the coding sequence ATGACAAACTTGCTGCTGGCTCTGGCCGCATTGGCGATCCTTCTATTCTTTCTCGTGATTGAGAACATTCTCTCGAGAAAGAGAAGGGAAAGATTGAAAATAGCTGTTCAAGTGAACGGAACCAGAGGTAAGAGCGAGACGGTAAGACTGATTCACGCGGCCCTCAAAGCAAACGGCTTCAGGGTACTGGGAAAGACGACGGGGACTGTTCCTCTATGGATAACCCCCGACGGGAACCATGTCGAAGTGGTTCGTCACGGTCCTGCAAACATACAGGAGCAGTTCCTCGCCTTGAAGAAGTCGGAGAGGGACGGTTGCAATGCACTGGTTGTGGAATGCATGGCTATTAAGCCCGAGATGCAGCTTTCAAGCATGAGAATTGTCGAAGCAGACATTACAGTCATCACGAACTCATACCCGGACCATATCGAGGAGATTGGAGCCGATGAAATAGAGACTGCCAAAGTGCTTTCTCTATCTATTACTCCAGGCGGGATTTGCGTCCTTGGAAACGTTTCGTCCGAGGCAATGGAATCAGTCAAAAACCACTGTTCTAGGATAAATACTAGATTGGTGACTGTCAGCCCGAAAAAAGAAGACACGGCCAGATTCAGATTCGAGCCAAATGAGGAAAACCTTTCTATCGCACTGAAGGTTGTAGAACTACTTGATCTGGACAGGAAAAAAGCACTTGAGGGAATGAGAGAGGCGCTGCCTGATGTGGGAACATTCAGGTATCTGCATCTCGGCGACGGGATCAAGGACACTGTCCTGGCAAATGCGTTCGCGGCCAATGACATTCGTTCCACTTCTCTACTTCTGAAAAAAGCGAGAGAGGACTTTCCCGAGAGACCGCTCGTCGGATTCTTCAACTCCAGAGACGACAGGCCGGACAGAGCTCTCGTCTTCGAAGCGATGATTAGAGACTTCGACAGGATAATAGTCAGAGGGCCTGTTCCTCAAAGGATACTGAAGAGGGAGAACGTGGAAAAGCTGAAAGACCCGAGCCGGCTCTATTCGCTTCTTCAAGGGCATGAGCTCGTTTTCGGATTCGGAAATATTCGCGGCCTTGTTCAGTGGCTTAGCGGTTTGGAGGAGATTCGATGA
- a CDS encoding poly-gamma-glutamate biosynthesis protein PgsC/CapC yields MSPALFSIGIVISTVFWWVTGLSAGGLVTPVYLFIFIEQPLRLLYTWGVGLVTFLILNLLQRYLILYGRKRLAIGILLGVVVKLSLDTFLMPNLPVELFSTVIGTVVPGLIANDFYRQGVVKTSLSLIFVTTVVWLTNILIKSIMVI; encoded by the coding sequence ATGAGTCCTGCCTTGTTCTCAATTGGAATCGTCATAAGTACAGTATTCTGGTGGGTGACGGGGTTGTCGGCCGGAGGGCTTGTAACGCCGGTCTATCTGTTCATTTTCATTGAACAACCTTTGAGACTGTTGTATACATGGGGTGTCGGTCTGGTCACGTTCCTGATTCTGAACCTTCTCCAGAGGTATCTGATTCTCTACGGAAGAAAGAGACTCGCAATAGGCATTCTCCTCGGAGTCGTGGTCAAGCTTTCCCTCGACACCTTTCTTATGCCGAACCTCCCGGTAGAACTATTCTCAACTGTAATTGGAACCGTCGTTCCCGGTCTGATCGCGAATGATTTCTACAGGCAAGGAGTAGTGAAGACCTCTCTTTCGCTGATCTTCGTCACAACGGTTGTCTGGTTGACAAACATACTGATAAAATCGATCATGGTTATCTGA
- a CDS encoding SLC13 family permease yields MRLVDRVFIVIYFILTFTLIVLSKRRRVLIAFTAGMLLVVLKVSETMRIETISEFVDFNAIFLLIGMMVIVGVLKSTGFFQYVAVRTLRATKGNILLLSALFSAIIALFSMVLDNVTTMIMFMPIIFFVADTAGFNPFGFTAVMILASNIGGCMTLVGDPPNIIIGNASKIPFMTFSGLVLAPLLLTYVILMLISRFKILKSLSSLSGKKEEIQGLRLDGVITNRKLMYVCLGTLVVVVTGFIMHSIVDIEMSLFAVLGASFLLLYTGKDFESVATEVDWNAILFFIGLFSLAHSLESTGITGELSALALSLSSNPAVLSMLILWVSGMIAMVTGAIPVVTIFIPIVAQLSVHYPLQYDLWIALALGANLGGNGTVTGHLANVMCFEMVNKEYGNSHSFLDFMKIGFPSAIISLGISNLYLVLRLVLFG; encoded by the coding sequence ATGAGACTTGTGGACAGAGTATTCATTGTAATCTATTTCATATTGACTTTCACTCTGATTGTCCTTTCGAAAAGACGGAGAGTGCTGATTGCCTTCACGGCAGGTATGCTGCTGGTGGTGCTCAAAGTCTCTGAGACAATGAGAATAGAGACAATATCTGAGTTTGTTGACTTCAACGCCATATTCCTTCTCATAGGAATGATGGTGATAGTCGGCGTGCTCAAATCTACTGGATTCTTTCAATATGTGGCAGTCCGTACTCTCAGGGCAACGAAGGGAAACATCCTTCTGCTGTCGGCGCTTTTTTCGGCGATAATTGCTCTCTTCTCTATGGTTCTGGACAATGTCACTACTATGATAATGTTCATGCCGATAATCTTCTTCGTTGCCGATACTGCGGGATTCAATCCCTTTGGGTTCACGGCGGTGATGATTCTGGCTTCAAACATCGGCGGTTGTATGACTCTAGTAGGCGATCCTCCAAACATCATTATTGGTAACGCCTCCAAGATTCCTTTCATGACTTTCAGCGGTCTGGTGCTGGCTCCGCTACTATTGACTTATGTTATCCTGATGTTGATCTCCAGATTCAAGATTCTGAAGAGTCTCTCTTCACTATCTGGAAAGAAGGAGGAGATTCAAGGGTTAAGGCTCGATGGAGTCATAACCAATAGGAAATTGATGTATGTCTGCCTCGGAACACTGGTGGTTGTGGTCACTGGATTCATCATGCACAGTATCGTTGACATAGAAATGTCGCTGTTCGCAGTGCTGGGAGCTTCATTTTTGCTTCTCTATACGGGAAAGGATTTCGAATCGGTTGCTACCGAAGTGGACTGGAACGCGATTCTCTTCTTCATTGGACTCTTCTCGCTTGCACACTCTCTTGAAAGCACCGGAATAACGGGAGAGCTTTCCGCACTGGCTTTGAGTCTTTCGAGCAACCCGGCAGTTCTCTCTATGCTGATTCTCTGGGTAAGCGGAATGATAGCGATGGTTACTGGAGCCATTCCGGTCGTTACGATCTTCATCCCTATCGTGGCCCAGCTATCTGTTCACTACCCTCTTCAGTACGATCTCTGGATTGCTCTTGCTCTGGGGGCAAACCTGGGGGGAAACGGAACTGTGACCGGTCATCTTGCGAATGTCATGTGTTTTGAGATGGTAAACAAGGAGTATGGAAACAGTCACAGTTTCCTCGACTTCATGAAGATCGGGTTCCCTTCGGCAATTATTTCACTCGGTATTTCAAACCTTTATCTTGTTTTGAGACTCGTGCTCTTCGGCTAG
- a CDS encoding PQQ-binding-like beta-propeller repeat protein, whose amino-acid sequence MKIAAICIVLVVFLSGCIFSGTEGSFQFSTPVIRKNGEVFVSTSDRIYSFASGSDSGKTIFSFEPGEGEWFSCAPSVDSDGNLYIGTTKGRLLKISPEGDLKWSFGGNEMEGASAITGSPSFDQSGNVLYGAYDGALYCLSSDGQELWSFDTGREIWSKPAVGRDGTIYFGTMATGGQQSNRFYALKNGEARLFQLNIADGTLERSDHIGSDSLGSPVMSQEGALYYAVTLNDIGGRSRLGSLSTHSFPSGSWPMYGHDHNRSGRQESF is encoded by the coding sequence TTGAAAATAGCTGCGATTTGCATTGTTCTTGTCGTCTTCTTGTCAGGCTGCATCTTTTCCGGAACAGAAGGCTCATTTCAGTTCAGTACTCCCGTTATCAGGAAGAACGGAGAAGTCTTCGTCAGTACATCTGACAGAATCTACTCTTTTGCTTCCGGCTCAGATTCGGGTAAGACAATATTCTCGTTTGAACCGGGAGAAGGTGAATGGTTTAGCTGTGCTCCTTCTGTCGACAGTGACGGCAATCTCTACATCGGGACGACAAAGGGCAGGCTCCTGAAAATCTCTCCGGAGGGTGATCTCAAATGGTCATTTGGCGGAAATGAAATGGAAGGTGCTTCGGCAATCACGGGCAGTCCTTCATTCGATCAAAGCGGCAATGTGCTCTATGGAGCTTACGACGGGGCGCTATACTGTCTCTCCTCCGACGGACAAGAGCTTTGGAGCTTCGATACTGGAAGAGAGATCTGGTCAAAGCCCGCAGTCGGACGAGACGGAACGATCTATTTCGGAACGATGGCAACGGGCGGCCAGCAAAGCAATCGCTTCTACGCGCTCAAGAACGGAGAGGCCAGATTGTTCCAGCTAAACATCGCAGATGGAACACTGGAGAGATCCGATCACATAGGAAGCGACAGCCTCGGCTCTCCTGTCATGAGCCAAGAGGGCGCTCTGTATTATGCAGTCACCTTGAACGACATAGGAGGCAGAAGCAGACTGGGTTCACTGTCGACCCACTCTTTCCCTTCCGGATCGTGGCCGATGTACGGGCACGACCACAATCGCTCGGGCAGGCAAGAAAGCTTCTGA
- a CDS encoding lysophospholipid acyltransferase family protein produces MTKRLPGDKLLWRILWPIFRHPFIKRYNLHGIGLQRLPEPPFILIGNHAYFIDAVLIEALVSYPIVWAVAAGNFSNPLSGPILRAGGAIRKRKGVPDLPAMRKMIEVANTGGVLGLMPEGSVTWDGEFDEVPPGTAKFLDRLNVPIVAARMSGAYLTKPRWADHHRWGRIEVEFQSFEGKGALGYLSEASDWQWQEKKRIPFKGKRKAEGIEKIIWFCEECHSFQSVKAKGDSAECEKCGLTYTVDDFGYVSGRTVTDILEVQRELLSDYIAKRGKIDAGEGVITELQTGTDNKSEFSGRVTLDRNCLRVGEKSYSLSKIRGFSNFLKRINEFNYENSIMRLKTEISSLLLFWAHRYFSHSGES; encoded by the coding sequence ATGACGAAAAGACTTCCAGGCGACAAGCTTCTCTGGCGAATCCTGTGGCCGATTTTTAGACATCCCTTCATAAAGAGATACAATCTACATGGAATCGGCCTCCAGAGATTGCCGGAGCCACCCTTCATCCTAATCGGCAATCATGCATACTTTATCGACGCCGTTTTGATCGAAGCGCTTGTAAGTTATCCGATAGTCTGGGCCGTCGCGGCAGGGAACTTCAGTAATCCTCTCTCGGGGCCCATACTAAGAGCGGGAGGCGCTATTCGAAAGAGAAAGGGCGTCCCCGATCTTCCAGCCATGAGGAAAATGATCGAAGTAGCCAACACCGGCGGAGTCCTGGGCCTGATGCCTGAGGGATCTGTGACCTGGGATGGGGAGTTCGACGAAGTACCGCCAGGCACAGCGAAATTCCTGGATAGGCTGAATGTACCGATCGTCGCCGCCAGAATGAGCGGTGCCTATCTCACTAAACCAAGGTGGGCCGATCATCACAGATGGGGAAGGATCGAGGTTGAATTTCAGAGTTTTGAGGGCAAGGGAGCGCTCGGCTATCTCTCCGAGGCCTCCGACTGGCAGTGGCAGGAGAAAAAGAGAATTCCCTTCAAAGGCAAGAGAAAGGCCGAAGGAATCGAGAAAATCATCTGGTTTTGCGAAGAGTGCCATTCATTCCAGTCAGTCAAAGCAAAGGGAGACTCGGCGGAATGCGAAAAATGCGGTCTTACCTATACGGTTGACGATTTCGGTTATGTTTCCGGAAGAACTGTCACCGATATCCTCGAGGTTCAAAGAGAATTGCTCTCTGATTACATAGCAAAGAGGGGTAAAATAGATGCCGGAGAGGGAGTAATAACGGAACTTCAAACTGGAACCGACAATAAATCAGAGTTCTCCGGAAGAGTCACTCTGGACAGAAACTGCCTGAGAGTGGGGGAGAAATCTTACTCACTTTCGAAGATCAGAGGCTTCTCGAACTTCCTCAAAAGAATCAACGAGTTCAACTATGAAAATTCAATTATGAGACTCAAGACCGAAATCTCTTCACTTCTCCTGTTCTGGGCCCACAGATATTTTTCCCATTCTGGAGAGAGTTAG